In Gordonia crocea, the following are encoded in one genomic region:
- the sucB gene encoding 2-oxoglutarate dehydrogenase, E2 component, dihydrolipoamide succinyltransferase, with amino-acid sequence MAFSVQMPALGESVTEGTVTRWLKAEGDTVAVDEPLLEVSTDKVDTEIPSPVAGVLVKIVAAEDDVVEIGGELAVIGEAGEAAPETPAPAAEPAAPAPAAEAPAAAPEPAAPAPAPEPAAPAAEPAPAAPAASGTDVVMPELGESVTEGTVTNWLKQVGDSVAVDEPLVEVSTDKVDTEIPSPVAGTLLEIAADVDEVVEVGGKLAVIGSGAPAAAPAPEPTPAPAPEPAPAPAPEPTPAPATPAPAAAAPAAPAPAPAPAAPAPAPTPAPAAAAPAPATESDSSGGPYVTPLVRKLAAENNVDLSTVTGTGVGGRIRKQDVLAAATAPAAPTAAPAAAPAAPAAPAPEIRPELAALRGTTAKANRIRQITAAKTLESLQTSAQLTQVHEVDMTKVAALRAAAKESFAAAEGVNLTFLPFFAKAVVEALKVHPNVNASYDDATKEITYHGGVHLGIAVDTEQGLLSPVIHNADDLSLAGLARAIADIASRARSGNLKPDDLSGGTFTITNIGSQGALFDTPILVPPQAAMLGTGAIVKRAAVIADEDGSESLGVRSMAYLPLTYDHRLIDGADAGRFVTTIRKRLEAGEFTADLGL; translated from the coding sequence ATGGCCTTCTCCGTCCAGATGCCCGCATTGGGTGAGAGCGTCACCGAAGGAACCGTGACCCGGTGGCTGAAGGCGGAAGGAGACACGGTCGCCGTCGACGAGCCGCTGCTGGAAGTCTCGACCGACAAGGTCGACACCGAGATCCCCTCGCCGGTTGCCGGCGTGTTGGTCAAGATCGTCGCCGCCGAGGACGACGTCGTGGAGATCGGCGGCGAGTTGGCCGTCATCGGCGAGGCCGGCGAGGCCGCACCCGAGACCCCCGCTCCGGCAGCCGAGCCCGCCGCTCCCGCGCCGGCGGCCGAGGCCCCCGCAGCCGCTCCGGAACCGGCCGCACCTGCCCCGGCCCCCGAACCCGCTGCTCCCGCTGCAGAACCCGCTCCCGCCGCGCCGGCCGCGAGCGGTACCGACGTGGTCATGCCCGAGCTGGGCGAGTCGGTCACCGAGGGCACCGTGACGAATTGGCTCAAGCAGGTTGGCGACTCGGTCGCCGTCGACGAGCCGCTGGTGGAGGTCTCCACCGACAAGGTCGACACCGAGATCCCCTCGCCCGTGGCGGGCACTCTGCTCGAGATCGCCGCCGACGTCGACGAGGTAGTCGAGGTGGGTGGCAAGCTCGCCGTGATCGGCAGCGGCGCCCCGGCGGCCGCACCGGCACCCGAACCGACTCCGGCGCCCGCACCCGAGCCCGCGCCCGCCCCGGCCCCCGAGCCCACTCCCGCTCCGGCCACTCCCGCTCCGGCCGCTGCGGCTCCTGCCGCTCCGGCCCCGGCTCCCGCTCCTGCGGCTCCCGCGCCGGCGCCGACCCCCGCACCGGCAGCCGCAGCACCGGCACCGGCCACCGAGTCCGATTCCTCCGGCGGCCCCTACGTGACGCCGCTGGTCCGCAAGCTCGCCGCCGAGAACAATGTCGACCTGTCGACGGTCACCGGCACCGGCGTCGGTGGGCGGATCCGCAAGCAGGACGTGCTGGCCGCGGCCACCGCGCCCGCGGCACCCACCGCCGCGCCGGCCGCCGCTCCCGCCGCACCGGCGGCACCCGCCCCGGAAATCCGCCCGGAACTGGCGGCACTGCGCGGAACCACCGCCAAGGCCAACCGGATCCGCCAGATCACCGCGGCCAAGACGTTGGAGTCGCTGCAGACCTCGGCCCAGCTGACCCAGGTCCACGAAGTCGACATGACGAAGGTCGCGGCATTGCGCGCCGCCGCCAAGGAGTCCTTCGCCGCCGCCGAAGGCGTGAACCTGACGTTCCTCCCGTTCTTCGCCAAGGCCGTCGTCGAGGCGCTCAAGGTGCATCCGAACGTCAACGCCAGCTACGACGACGCGACCAAGGAGATCACCTACCACGGCGGTGTCCACCTCGGCATCGCCGTCGACACCGAGCAGGGCCTGCTCTCGCCGGTGATCCACAACGCCGACGACCTGTCGCTGGCCGGTCTCGCCCGCGCGATCGCCGACATCGCCTCGCGCGCCCGGTCGGGGAACCTCAAGCCCGACGACCTGTCCGGCGGCACGTTCACCATCACCAACATCGGCAGCCAGGGCGCCCTGTTCGACACGCCGATCCTGGTACCGCCGCAGGCGGCGATGCTGGGCACCGGCGCCATCGTCAAGCGCGCGGCAGTCATCGCCGACGAGGACGGCAGCGAATCGCTGGGCGTCCGGTCGATGGCGTACCTGCCGCTGACCTATGACCACCGGCTCATCGACGGTGCCGATGCCGGCCGTTTCGTCACCACCATCCGCAAGCGCCTTGAGGCCGGGGAGTTCACCGCCGACCTCGGGCTCTAA
- a CDS encoding leucyl aminopeptidase produces the protein MSNSDTADRVRGPEFDLATTIARADTALLIGLNQNGTGDSPSADPAPALVIGDGIVDDAVAEALETALVAVGATGKHGEITRVPAPAGLDVDVVVAVGLGKLDDEPSGETETDAASAAAESLRQAAGIAARELAGHPTVATTLSSLGIGPVVEGLFLGAYRFELFRSEPEAGGKAPVPTKIHLLVETKNADAKAELAHAEVVADSVAIARDFVNTPPSHLYPEEFAARAASLGRKFRLTVEVLDDTALEQQGYGGIIGVGKGSSRKPRLVRLTHAGRKGAKSVALVGKGITFDTGGISIKPAAGMDLMTSDMGGAAAVIAATIAAARLGVDTAVTATVPMAENMPSSTAQRPGDVLTQYGGKTIEVLNTDAEGRLILADAIVRALEDDPDYLIDTATLTGAQMVALGARTPGVMGTGAFRDRVAALSRSAGENGWAMPLPPELLADLKSRVADLANITPHRNGGMLAAGTYLKQFVPDGQSWAHIDIAGPAFNTGGPWGYSPKGATGVPVRTLIRVIEDIAETG, from the coding sequence GTGAGCAACTCTGACACCGCCGACCGGGTCCGCGGCCCGGAATTCGACCTCGCCACCACCATCGCCCGTGCCGACACCGCACTGCTGATCGGCCTGAACCAGAACGGCACCGGGGATTCGCCGTCGGCCGATCCCGCCCCCGCGCTCGTCATCGGTGACGGGATCGTCGACGACGCCGTCGCCGAGGCGCTCGAGACCGCGTTGGTCGCCGTGGGGGCCACCGGCAAGCACGGCGAGATCACCCGGGTGCCGGCTCCGGCGGGACTCGACGTCGACGTCGTGGTGGCCGTCGGGCTCGGGAAGCTCGACGACGAGCCGAGTGGTGAGACCGAGACCGACGCGGCCAGTGCCGCCGCCGAGTCGTTGCGCCAGGCGGCCGGTATCGCGGCCCGGGAGTTGGCCGGACACCCGACCGTGGCGACGACGCTGTCGTCGTTGGGGATCGGTCCGGTCGTCGAGGGATTGTTCCTGGGCGCCTACCGATTCGAGCTGTTCCGCAGCGAGCCCGAGGCCGGCGGCAAGGCGCCCGTCCCGACGAAGATCCATCTGTTGGTCGAGACGAAGAACGCCGACGCCAAGGCCGAGCTCGCCCACGCCGAGGTCGTCGCCGACTCGGTGGCCATCGCCCGCGACTTCGTCAACACCCCGCCCAGCCACCTCTACCCGGAGGAGTTCGCCGCGCGCGCCGCCTCCCTCGGCCGCAAGTTCAGACTCACCGTGGAGGTCCTCGACGACACCGCGCTCGAGCAGCAGGGCTACGGGGGCATCATCGGCGTCGGCAAGGGCAGTTCGCGCAAGCCGCGCCTGGTCCGCCTGACCCACGCCGGGCGCAAGGGCGCGAAGTCGGTGGCCCTCGTCGGCAAGGGGATCACCTTCGACACCGGCGGCATCTCGATCAAGCCGGCCGCGGGGATGGACCTCATGACCTCGGACATGGGCGGGGCCGCGGCGGTGATCGCCGCGACCATCGCCGCCGCCCGTCTCGGCGTCGACACCGCGGTCACCGCGACGGTGCCGATGGCCGAGAACATGCCGTCGAGCACGGCACAGCGACCGGGCGACGTGCTGACGCAGTACGGCGGCAAGACGATCGAGGTCCTCAACACCGACGCCGAGGGCCGGCTAATCCTCGCCGACGCCATCGTCCGCGCCCTCGAAGACGACCCGGACTACCTCATCGACACCGCGACGCTCACCGGCGCGCAGATGGTCGCGCTCGGGGCGCGCACCCCGGGCGTCATGGGCACCGGCGCCTTCCGCGACCGGGTGGCCGCGCTGTCGCGGTCCGCCGGGGAGAACGGGTGGGCCATGCCGTTGCCGCCCGAGCTGCTCGCCGACCTGAAGTCCCGCGTCGCCGATCTGGCCAACATCACACCGCACCGCAACGGCGGCATGCTCGCCGCGGGGACCTACCTCAAACAGTTCGTTCCCGACGGCCAGTCCTGGGCCCACATCGACATCGCCGGACCCGCCTTCAACACCGGCGGACCGTGGGGCTACTCCCCCAAGGGCGCGACCGGCGTCCCGGTGCGCACCCTGATCCGTGTGATCGAGGACATCGCCGAGACCGGCTAG
- the lipA gene encoding lipoyl synthase, which yields MSCPSPNPTPDPASAPGGRKLLRLEVRNAQTPIERKPTWIRTRATMGPEFTELKGLVKREGLHTVCEEAGCPNIYECWEDREATFLIGGEQCTRRCDFCQIDTGKPAELDRDEPRRVAESVAAMGLRYSTITGVARDDLPDEGAWLYAETVRKIHELNPGTGVENLIPDFHATPDLLAEVFESRPEVLAHNLETVPRIFKRIRPAFRYDRSLDVLTQARDFGLVTKSNLILGMGETTDEVRVALVDLHDAGCDIVTITQYLRPSPRHHPVERWVKPEEFVELSKFAEDLGFAGVMAGPLVRSSYRAGRLYAQAMARHGRPLAPAMAHLAVASSAHQEASSLLTRLAGR from the coding sequence GTGAGTTGCCCCAGCCCGAACCCGACCCCTGACCCCGCTTCCGCCCCGGGCGGCCGCAAACTGCTGCGCCTGGAGGTGCGCAACGCGCAAACGCCGATCGAGCGCAAGCCCACGTGGATCAGGACCCGCGCCACGATGGGCCCGGAGTTCACCGAGCTCAAGGGGCTGGTCAAACGCGAAGGACTGCACACGGTCTGCGAGGAGGCCGGCTGCCCCAACATCTACGAGTGCTGGGAAGACCGGGAGGCCACCTTCCTCATCGGCGGCGAACAGTGCACCCGCCGGTGCGACTTCTGCCAGATCGACACCGGCAAACCCGCCGAGCTCGACCGTGACGAGCCGCGGCGCGTCGCCGAGAGCGTCGCCGCGATGGGCCTGCGGTACTCGACGATTACCGGGGTGGCCCGCGACGACCTCCCCGACGAGGGCGCCTGGCTCTACGCGGAGACTGTGCGCAAGATCCACGAGCTCAACCCGGGTACCGGGGTGGAGAACCTGATTCCCGACTTCCACGCGACTCCCGACCTCCTCGCCGAGGTCTTCGAGTCGCGCCCCGAGGTGCTCGCGCACAACCTGGAGACCGTCCCACGCATCTTCAAGCGCATCCGGCCGGCCTTCCGCTACGACCGGTCGCTGGACGTGCTGACCCAGGCGCGCGACTTCGGCCTGGTGACCAAGTCGAACCTAATCCTGGGAATGGGTGAGACCACCGACGAGGTACGCGTGGCCCTGGTCGACCTCCACGACGCCGGGTGCGACATCGTCACCATCACCCAATACCTGCGCCCGTCGCCGCGCCACCACCCGGTGGAACGGTGGGTCAAGCCCGAAGAGTTCGTGGAGTTATCCAAGTTCGCCGAGGACCTCGGATTCGCTGGCGTCATGGCCGGCCCGCTGGTCCGCTCCTCGTACCGGGCCGGGCGGCTCTACGCCCAGGCGATGGCCCGCCACGGTCGGCCGCTCGCGCCGGCGATGGCCCACCTGGCCGTCGCCTCATCGGCTCACCAGGAGGCG
- the lipB gene encoding lipoyl(octanoyl) transferase LipB gives MPAQPGSLRRAGSPVEVRRLGTVDYRTAYDDQHALAADRASGTLDHDLLLLLEHPSTYTAGKRTEESDLPTDGSEVVTVDRGGRITWHGPGQLVGYPIVALREPLDVVDYVRRIEQALIDVCTALGVTAGRIDGRSGVWLSDGAGERKIAQIGIRVARGVALHGFALNVDPDLSAFDAIVPCGIADAGVTSLARELNRPISVDEVSDAVAAAVTHWFDHPLSAGDEPAAHPPALSQGSPL, from the coding sequence ATGCCTGCCCAACCCGGATCGCTGCGCCGCGCCGGCTCCCCGGTGGAGGTGCGCCGACTCGGCACGGTCGACTACCGGACCGCCTATGACGACCAGCACGCGCTGGCCGCCGACCGCGCATCCGGCACCCTGGACCACGACCTGTTGCTCCTGCTGGAGCATCCGTCGACCTATACCGCCGGGAAGCGCACCGAGGAGTCCGATCTGCCGACCGACGGCTCCGAGGTGGTCACCGTCGACCGTGGCGGCCGGATCACCTGGCACGGGCCCGGCCAACTCGTCGGCTACCCGATCGTGGCCCTGCGAGAGCCACTCGACGTCGTCGACTACGTGCGACGCATCGAGCAGGCCCTGATTGACGTGTGCACCGCCCTCGGCGTGACCGCCGGCCGCATCGACGGCCGCTCAGGGGTCTGGCTCTCCGACGGCGCTGGGGAACGCAAGATCGCCCAGATCGGCATTCGGGTGGCGCGCGGTGTCGCGCTGCACGGCTTCGCGCTCAACGTCGACCCTGACCTGTCGGCCTTCGACGCGATCGTCCCATGCGGCATCGCCGACGCTGGCGTGACGTCGCTGGCACGCGAGCTCAACCGCCCGATCAGCGTCGACGAAGTAAGTGATGCGGTGGCCGCCGCCGTCACCCACTGGTTCGACCATCCTCTGTCCGCCGGCGACGAGCCCGCCGCACATCCCCCAGCCCTGTCCCAAGGATCCCCACTGTGA
- a CDS encoding TIGR01777 family oxidoreductase, with protein sequence MRVLIAGSSGLIGSALTSALRSHGTDVARLVRREARNPDEFSWDPEGFGVPDEAFSGVDAVVSLGGVGIGDRHWSGHFRQELRDSRITPTLILAEAIAGADVPVFLSASATGFYGDTGERAATEADGRGTGFLADLAADWEEAAAPALSDTRVVFLRTGPVLAPKGGLLARVRPLVKTGLGGRLGDGEQFLSWISLRDEVAAIEFLLSDGGGSEITGPVNLTAPQPVRFSEFIRTYGEVLGRPTRLPVPAAVLRLIGGDMAKEMILASSRVVPDVLTNAGFDFADETIANALSWTR encoded by the coding sequence ATGCGCGTCCTGATTGCGGGATCCTCCGGGCTGATCGGATCGGCCTTGACCTCGGCGCTGCGTTCACACGGCACCGACGTCGCGCGGCTGGTGCGTCGCGAGGCCCGCAACCCGGACGAGTTCAGTTGGGACCCAGAAGGTTTCGGTGTCCCCGACGAGGCTTTCAGCGGCGTGGACGCAGTCGTCTCCCTCGGCGGCGTTGGAATCGGCGACAGGCACTGGAGCGGTCACTTCCGACAGGAGCTGCGCGACTCCCGTATCACCCCGACTTTGATTCTCGCCGAGGCCATCGCCGGTGCCGACGTGCCGGTGTTCCTCTCGGCCAGTGCCACGGGCTTCTACGGGGATACCGGCGAGCGGGCCGCCACCGAGGCCGATGGCCGGGGCACCGGATTTCTGGCTGACCTCGCGGCCGATTGGGAAGAGGCCGCCGCGCCGGCGTTGTCCGACACCCGAGTCGTCTTCCTCCGGACCGGACCGGTCCTCGCTCCGAAGGGCGGCCTGCTCGCCAGAGTCCGCCCGCTAGTCAAGACCGGGCTCGGCGGCCGACTCGGCGACGGCGAGCAGTTCCTCTCCTGGATTTCGCTGCGCGACGAGGTGGCCGCCATCGAGTTCCTCCTTTCCGACGGGGGTGGCTCTGAGATCACCGGCCCGGTGAATCTGACCGCTCCGCAACCCGTTCGGTTCTCCGAGTTCATCCGGACCTACGGCGAGGTGCTGGGCCGCCCGACTCGCCTCCCGGTCCCCGCGGCCGTACTACGCCTGATCGGCGGCGATATGGCAAAGGAAATGATTCTGGCCTCGTCGCGCGTTGTACCCGATGTGCTCACGAACGCCGGATTCGACTTCGCCGACGAAACCATTGCCAATGCCCTGAGTTGGACGCGCTGA